The Nitrosospira multiformis ATCC 25196 region AGGCTGCAGCATGTGCCACACCAACCAGAACAAATGCGACTCCTGCCACACGCGGCACGAATTCTCTGCTGCCGAGTCGCGTCATCCTGAAGCGTGCGCCACCTGCCACAGCGGGGTAGACCACAACAACTGGGAAGCCTACTCCATGAGCAAGCACGGCAAGACCGTAGCGATCATGGGGGACAAGTGGAACTGGAATGCGCCGCTCAAGGACGCCTACACCAAGGGCGGGCAGACTGCGCCCACCTGTGCCGGCTGCCACTTCGAATATGAAGGCAAGTACAGCCACAACGTCGTGAGGAAGATACGCTGGGCCAACTACCCTGCGGTTCCCGGCATAGCCGAGAACATCAACAGCGAATGGTCGGAAGCGCGGCTTGACTCCTGGGTCAAGACCTGCACCTCCTGCCACTCCGAGCGTTTTGCCCGCTCCTATCTTGAATTCATGGACAAGGGCACGCTGCACGGCATCGCCAAGTACAAGGAAGCGCACGCGGTGGCTGAGAAGCTCTACAAGGAAGGGCTGCTGACCGGCCAGAAGACCAACCGTCCGACGCCGCTGCCGCCCGACAAGGAAATGTTCGCAGGCTTCACCCAGCTCTACTGGAGCAAGGACAACAACCCTGCTGCGATCGAGCTCAAGGTACTGGAAATGGGAGAGAACAACCTTCCCAAACTGCACGTAGGGCTGGCGCACGTCAACCCGGGCGGCTGGACCTATACCGAAGGCTGGGGCCCGATGAACCGCGACTACGTCGAAGTCATGGACGAGAACACCAAGATCCGTGAAATGGCGGCGTTGCAGGCGAAGGTAGCGAAGCTCGAGGCCAAGCGCAAGGCAAGCCTGTTCGACCTTGACAGCAGCGAGAAGCTCTCGCTTGGCGGTCTGGGTGGCGGCATGCTGCTAGCTGGCACGCTTGCCCTGGCAGGCTGGCGCCGGCGCGAGAAAAGCGAGCGTCAGTAAGCACTATCAGCACTGAAGGTTAGATAACAAGTTTGACAGCCTCAACTTCCAGCCGCGCCGCTGCCCCCACCCCGGGGGCGCGGCCTGGCTCTAAACTCCTCCCCTCACTGGGCATTCTCCTGGTGGCGGGAGGAATTCTTTTGCTCCTGTGGTTTGCCTGGGCATGGTTCAATCCCGGGCCTGCCCCCTACCGCTACCAGCTGGCGGAAGAAGGCAGCGCAGACAAATTCCCGCAGCTTGGACTGGGCAAGTGGCCGGACCTTTCCATTGCCCGGTATGAAGTCTTTGCCGAAGACATTCCCCAGCCGCTGGCGGTGCTGCATGCGGCACGTCAGGCCAATGGCCCGCAGGTGAGGCTCGACTGGGAAAACCGCACGAGTGAGCTGCTGCTCACGACCGATCTCAAACTCAACGAACTGGCCACTCTGGCTGCCGCCATCGACAAGTACGCGGGCAAGGATGCGCTGGTGCTTGGCTGGTGGGACACCTCGCGCCAGCTCAAGCTTCTCTCGAAGCGCGACACCCTGTTCAGCGGACAGTTCTCCGATTACCTCGTCATACCGACGCCGTGGCAGAAGCAGGCTGACGCCATCCGCAAATACGAAGACGACTTCTGGGGCGGCAAGGCAGGACGGGAAGAAGAGCAGAAATTCGAGCGCTTTGCCGATGCCCTGATGGCCGAACCTCAAGCGGGGGCTGCCATCCTGCGCGAACTGGCGGGCGATCGCGAAGCCTATCTTGCCATTCATGTCACCGACCTGTACAAGCTTGGCGTCATGCGTCCGGGGCGGTTCGACGTTGCCTATCGCAACTTCCCCATGGAAGGCAACATGCATGGCATGGTCGACTATCTCAAGCGATGGGTGCTGGACAACAACTACAAGACCTACACCCTGCAATCCCTCTCGGACAGGCTGGTGCGCGGCTACTTCCTCAAGGATGACAAAAGCGACCAGACCCTGATTGCGCAGATGCTGCCCTTCACCCAGTCGATGCCGCTTGACCTGACCGCGGTGCAGCTCATCTACCAGACCGGGGGCTACTGGGTGTACAGGATACCGGGCGGCAAGGAACCTGCCTCAGCCGGCGCCACCCCGGAGGATGCCGCCTCCTTTCCGGCGCCCGTCCTGCCTCCGGCCGCCGAGTAAATCCGCTATCGCGGTTGACGCAAACGGCACAGGTTAATGACCACCCACTTCTGCCGACAACCGCATCTGTAGGGCCACCTCATCAAACGTAGCAACACAGCC contains the following coding sequences:
- the haoB gene encoding hydroxylamine oxidation protein HaoB — translated: MTASTSSRAAAPTPGARPGSKLLPSLGILLVAGGILLLLWFAWAWFNPGPAPYRYQLAEEGSADKFPQLGLGKWPDLSIARYEVFAEDIPQPLAVLHAARQANGPQVRLDWENRTSELLLTTDLKLNELATLAAAIDKYAGKDALVLGWWDTSRQLKLLSKRDTLFSGQFSDYLVIPTPWQKQADAIRKYEDDFWGGKAGREEEQKFERFADALMAEPQAGAAILRELAGDREAYLAIHVTDLYKLGVMRPGRFDVAYRNFPMEGNMHGMVDYLKRWVLDNNYKTYTLQSLSDRLVRGYFLKDDKSDQTLIAQMLPFTQSMPLDLTAVQLIYQTGGYWVYRIPGGKEPASAGATPEDAASFPAPVLPPAAE
- a CDS encoding multiheme c-type cytochrome, with the protein product MKPWLRLVTLACGVLFAGATWANFPSVPKETYKALKLEQSASPKELHSALVKRYKDPAQGAGRGTLAKYWEPIPMSMYFDPASYYKPPTSMKEVAAREECVKCHTDESPVWVSAWKRSTHANLDKIRNLKPEDPTYYKKAKLEDVEKNLRSMGKLGANDKLKEVGCIDCHVDINKKDKADHMKDLRMPTADVCGTCHLQEFAERESERDTLVWPNKQWPQGRPSHSLDWKANVEVAVFASMPQREIAEGCSMCHTNQNKCDSCHTRHEFSAAESRHPEACATCHSGVDHNNWEAYSMSKHGKTVAIMGDKWNWNAPLKDAYTKGGQTAPTCAGCHFEYEGKYSHNVVRKIRWANYPAVPGIAENINSEWSEARLDSWVKTCTSCHSERFARSYLEFMDKGTLHGIAKYKEAHAVAEKLYKEGLLTGQKTNRPTPLPPDKEMFAGFTQLYWSKDNNPAAIELKVLEMGENNLPKLHVGLAHVNPGGWTYTEGWGPMNRDYVEVMDENTKIREMAALQAKVAKLEAKRKASLFDLDSSEKLSLGGLGGGMLLAGTLALAGWRRREKSERQ